In a single window of the Cupriavidus basilensis genome:
- a CDS encoding Bug family tripartite tricarboxylate transporter substrate binding protein — protein sequence MKPVHTFKLACLAACCLAVPAGSALAQAYPTHPIQMVIPFPPGGATDVIGRLLAKKLGDHLGQTVVIDNRPGAGTIVGAGLVAKAAPDGYTLLVSSGTTFTVNPAIHPKLPYDPLKSFEPIGLTGRTGLILLANRDVPVNNLKQLAAAVKATPGKFSYGSFGTGTTAQFAGEMLLNDLGIKMLHVPYRGSSPAMTDLIGGQIPFSVDTVSAAVPQIRAGKVKAIAVTTAKRSSLLPDVPTVAESGYPGTDMDTWLAVVAPRGLAPEVKAKLEKALAETMADPDTRKKLLDNGFEPSYGTGAEVTALITKELPRMRAIAQRANITAD from the coding sequence ATGAAACCCGTCCATACCTTCAAGCTTGCATGCCTGGCCGCCTGTTGCCTGGCGGTGCCCGCCGGCAGCGCGCTGGCCCAGGCCTACCCCACGCACCCGATCCAGATGGTGATCCCCTTCCCGCCCGGCGGCGCCACCGATGTGATCGGCCGGCTGCTGGCCAAGAAGCTCGGCGACCACCTGGGCCAGACCGTGGTGATCGACAACCGGCCGGGCGCCGGCACCATCGTAGGCGCCGGGCTGGTGGCCAAGGCAGCGCCGGATGGCTACACGCTGCTGGTCAGCTCGGGCACCACATTCACGGTCAATCCGGCCATCCATCCCAAGCTGCCCTACGACCCGCTCAAGAGCTTCGAGCCGATCGGGCTGACCGGGCGCACCGGCCTGATCCTGCTGGCCAACCGCGATGTGCCGGTCAACAACCTCAAGCAGCTCGCGGCAGCGGTGAAGGCGACACCCGGAAAATTCTCCTACGGCTCGTTCGGCACGGGTACCACCGCGCAGTTCGCCGGCGAGATGCTGCTGAACGATCTTGGCATCAAGATGCTGCACGTGCCCTATCGCGGCAGCTCGCCGGCCATGACCGACCTGATCGGCGGCCAGATCCCGTTCTCGGTGGATACCGTCTCGGCCGCCGTGCCGCAGATCCGCGCCGGCAAGGTCAAGGCCATTGCGGTCACCACCGCCAAGCGCTCATCCCTGCTGCCCGACGTGCCCACCGTGGCGGAAAGCGGGTACCCGGGTACCGATATGGATACCTGGCTGGCCGTAGTGGCGCCGCGCGGCCTGGCGCCCGAGGTGAAGGCGAAGCTGGAAAAGGCGCTGGCCGAGACCATGGCCGACCCGGATACGCGCAAGAAGTTGCTGGACAATGGCTTCGAGCCGTCCTACGGCACGGGCGCGGAGGTGACCGCGCTGATCACCAAGGAACTGCCGCGCATGCGCGCCATTGCGCAGCGTGCCAATATCACCGCGGACTGA